One window of Anaerolineae bacterium genomic DNA carries:
- a CDS encoding Permease of the drug/metabolite transporter (DMT) superfamily, protein MLEKTAAPLKIHTYSLTFRGTFPAVLSAILLGFTPIFGKVAIQNGISPLFIVTIRTTLATLFMAITLLFTNRANFYIYPAGLMACALAGMLNGIGSLFYYLALSIINANLGQLIFLTYPVFVTIWMAFDHYKPSPVSLIRLSLIVVGIVLLINGFHTPLHLKGILFMLIAAACYGFHLPINQRVLYEMPAPTVTFYTLLFMSLAVIPSGLLIRQPLQLSPEKSLELLPLFPVLALAWVTFLSRLTLFLGVKRIGGLQTALLGVTELLVTLTLAKLWLSESFNILQWIGAMSIFLSLILIGLEKPPQRRAAKPTLLHWLQHYPSKEPPNPPLLD, encoded by the coding sequence ATGCTCGAAAAAACCGCCGCGCCGCTAAAAATCCACACCTATTCCCTGACATTTCGCGGCACTTTTCCGGCAGTTTTATCGGCGATTTTACTTGGCTTTACTCCGATTTTTGGCAAAGTTGCCATTCAAAATGGCATTTCGCCTCTTTTTATCGTGACCATCCGAACAACTCTGGCTACTTTATTCATGGCTATCACGTTGCTGTTTACAAACCGGGCAAACTTTTATATCTACCCCGCAGGCTTAATGGCCTGTGCTTTGGCAGGAATGTTGAATGGGATAGGTTCCCTTTTCTATTACCTTGCTTTATCAATCATCAATGCGAATCTAGGACAATTGATCTTCTTAACTTATCCCGTCTTTGTCACAATCTGGATGGCCTTTGATCACTATAAACCGTCACCGGTTTCCCTAATCAGACTTTCGCTAATCGTAGTTGGTATTGTTTTATTAATAAATGGATTTCATACCCCTCTCCATCTTAAGGGAATCCTTTTTATGTTGATCGCGGCAGCCTGTTATGGATTTCATTTGCCAATCAACCAGCGAGTCCTCTATGAAATGCCAGCCCCTACTGTAACCTTCTACACTTTATTATTTATGTCACTGGCTGTCATCCCATCCGGGCTTTTGATTCGCCAGCCTTTGCAATTATCTCCTGAAAAATCATTAGAACTCCTCCCTCTCTTTCCGGTGCTTGCACTAGCTTGGGTTACTTTTCTTTCACGACTAACTCTTTTCCTGGGGGTAAAGCGGATCGGTGGACTTCAAACGGCTCTGTTAGGAGTAACCGAACTCCTGGTTACCCTAACCCTCGCAAAGCTATGGCTATCCGAATCCTTTAACATCCTTCAATGGATTGGGGCAATGTCGATTTTCTTAAGTCTTATCCTGATCGGTCTCGAAAAGCCGCCTCAACGTCGAGCAGCAAAACCCACTCTTCTTCACTGGTTACAGCATTATCCATCGAAAGAACCTCCAAATCCTCCACTACTAGATTAA
- a CDS encoding Ornithine carbamoyltransferase has product MKHFLDVLDYSSEDLQAMLDLAIKLKTQWKSGGNPPLLRGKVLGMIFQKPSLRTRVSFDMAMRHLGGDALYLSPAEIGLGKREAISDVARVLSGYVDAIMARVFEHEHVLELARWASVPVINGLSDYNHPCQAMADALTIYEKFGTLKGIQVAFVGDGNNVAVSLMHICVQLGANFTIANPEGYDMPAKAIELAKEIARQTGSQLNFLRDPHEAVKGAQVIYTDTWTSMGQEEEAQIREKVFPPYQVNQQLVSEADKDVIVMHCLPAHRGQEITDEVADGPHSALFPQAHNRLHAQKAILVKLLI; this is encoded by the coding sequence ATGAAACATTTTCTGGATGTCCTTGATTATTCTTCCGAAGATTTGCAAGCGATGTTGGATCTGGCCATAAAACTCAAAACTCAATGGAAATCAGGCGGTAACCCACCCCTGCTCAGGGGAAAGGTATTGGGAATGATCTTTCAAAAGCCCAGCCTGCGAACACGAGTTTCATTCGATATGGCTATGCGACATTTAGGCGGGGATGCACTGTACCTTTCTCCGGCAGAAATCGGTCTTGGCAAACGCGAAGCAATCAGCGATGTAGCTCGAGTCCTATCCGGCTATGTAGACGCCATTATGGCACGTGTATTTGAACACGAACATGTTCTCGAATTGGCTCGATGGGCAAGTGTTCCGGTCATTAATGGCTTGAGCGACTACAATCATCCCTGTCAGGCGATGGCAGACGCCCTGACCATCTATGAAAAATTTGGCACCCTGAAAGGCATCCAGGTGGCATTTGTTGGCGATGGCAACAATGTAGCCGTCTCCCTGATGCATATTTGCGTCCAATTGGGGGCAAATTTCACCATCGCCAATCCCGAAGGCTATGATATGCCTGCAAAAGCGATTGAACTCGCCAAAGAAATCGCCCGCCAGACCGGCAGCCAGTTGAATTTCTTGCGCGATCCTCATGAGGCTGTCAAAGGGGCTCAGGTCATCTACACCGACACCTGGACAAGTATGGGACAAGAAGAAGAAGCTCAAATTCGCGAGAAGGTATTTCCACCATACCAGGTCAACCAGCAACTGGTTTCTGAAGCCGACAAAGATGTCATCGTTATGCACTGTTTACCTGCCCATCGCGGGCAAGAGATTACTGACGAAGTCGCCGATGGGCCACATTCCGCCCTCTTTCCTCAGGCTCACAATAGACTTCATGCTCAAAAAGCAATTCTTGTCAAGTTGCTTATCTAG
- a CDS encoding Threonine synthase encodes MHYDLPKVKEIFERSLPERPFNLWRYRELLPITEYLPYLSMGEGGTPLIHANNLGMMLGCPTLFIKDERQGPTNSFKDRQAAVAIAAMKEASVTEAVLASTGNVAIAYSAYAARAGIKLWAFLTSLVPLEKMREVAIYGTKVIKVTGTYDEAKRLAAEFARQRQLHLERGACSIPSVESMKTLAFEIAEQLTYSLPPILNTQSISTTKWKAPDWYVQSVSGGIGPLGVLKGFTELYQMGLIDRIPSIACIQAEGCSPMVKAWKANKAVADPILNPQTHITTLSTGDPGRTYTLLRERIIELGGGAFESVSDEETFRTIHILAKLEGLSTESAAAVAFAGAIKLFRQGIIKPNEIVVINCTGHTMPVENLVLGDGWATDISVSRTEIETKPQEGLYGALSNLTPEKVRKIVIIDDIEDARRLLRRILQSQGDFIIREAESGSEGIQLIKEDPPDVIILDLMMPEVDGFAVLNQLQEYPNLASIPVIVVTAKELTKEETLLLKGRVKALMHKGKFMSDDLADEILEAIH; translated from the coding sequence GTGCACTACGATCTACCGAAGGTAAAGGAGATTTTCGAAAGATCGTTACCCGAACGTCCTTTTAATTTATGGAGATACCGGGAATTATTACCGATTACTGAATATCTTCCCTATCTATCCATGGGGGAGGGTGGAACGCCCCTCATCCACGCCAACAACCTCGGAATGATGCTTGGGTGTCCAACTTTATTCATCAAAGATGAACGTCAGGGTCCCACCAACTCCTTTAAGGACCGTCAAGCAGCTGTAGCCATTGCGGCGATGAAAGAAGCATCTGTCACCGAAGCAGTTTTAGCTTCAACCGGCAATGTAGCTATCGCTTACTCTGCCTATGCAGCCAGAGCAGGAATTAAGCTGTGGGCTTTTCTAACCAGCCTTGTACCCCTGGAAAAGATGCGCGAAGTGGCCATTTACGGGACAAAGGTTATTAAGGTTACCGGCACTTACGACGAAGCCAAGCGATTAGCAGCAGAGTTTGCGCGCCAACGTCAGCTACATCTCGAGCGTGGGGCTTGCTCAATCCCTTCGGTCGAATCGATGAAAACCTTAGCCTTCGAAATTGCTGAGCAATTGACTTATTCTCTCCCCCCAATTCTTAATACCCAATCTATTTCAACAACAAAGTGGAAAGCTCCTGACTGGTATGTGCAATCTGTCAGTGGTGGGATTGGACCATTGGGAGTCCTTAAAGGATTTACAGAATTGTATCAAATGGGATTGATTGATCGTATCCCTTCAATCGCCTGCATTCAAGCAGAAGGATGCTCTCCGATGGTCAAGGCTTGGAAAGCCAATAAAGCCGTTGCTGATCCGATCTTAAATCCCCAAACACATATCACAACCCTATCAACAGGTGACCCTGGCCGCACCTACACCCTGCTTCGAGAACGTATCATTGAATTGGGAGGTGGGGCATTTGAAAGTGTCAGCGACGAGGAAACCTTTCGTACTATTCACATCCTCGCCAAACTTGAAGGTTTGTCTACAGAGTCAGCTGCCGCAGTAGCCTTCGCTGGAGCGATAAAGTTATTCCGACAAGGCATCATCAAACCCAACGAAATCGTAGTAATAAACTGCACTGGTCACACAATGCCCGTCGAAAATCTCGTTCTAGGTGATGGTTGGGCAACGGATATATCTGTGTCTCGAACTGAGATTGAAACCAAACCCCAGGAAGGTCTCTATGGGGCATTGAGTAATCTGACTCCCGAAAAGGTGCGAAAAATTGTCATTATCGATGACATCGAAGACGCCCGCCGTCTACTTCGCCGCATCTTGCAATCTCAAGGCGACTTCATCATACGTGAAGCAGAAAGCGGCAGCGAAGGAATTCAACTTATTAAAGAAGATCCCCCAGATGTCATTATCCTCGACTTGATGATGCCTGAAGTAGATGGTTTTGCCGTCCTGAATCAACTTCAGGAATACCCCAATCTGGCTTCCATTCCGGTCATTGTAGTCACGGCTAAAGAATTGACGAAGGAAGAAACCCTGTTACTAAAAGGGAGAGTCAAGGCCTTGATGCATAAAGGAAAATTTATGAGCGACGATCTGGCCGATGAAATTTTAGAAGCGATTCATTGA